A section of the Terriglobia bacterium genome encodes:
- a CDS encoding TAT-variant-translocated molybdopterin oxidoreductase: MQDGKKPGCHDEKLIQIRAAEERLDLAAVREKLAQATGPQYWRSLEELAATPQFEEMLHREFPRHASEWREGEQGFSRRDFLKLSGASLAFAGLMGCTKQPLEPIVPYVRQPEELVLGKPLFFATAMTLSGYGKPLLVESHEGRPTKIEGNPDHPASRGASDLFAQASILSMYDPERSQTILYMGEVRPWGNLVGAIKKGLAAQQASTGAGLRILTGAVSSPTLAAQIAQILQLYPNAKWHQWEANHRDSAYRGTKMVFGAPVETHYQLEKADVVLTLDADFMSAAGHPDFQRLSRDFIGRRRNPKQGMSRLYALESSPTNTGGKADHRLGLRASEVQALARAIAGKLGVASASPAADAIREKWMDALVKDLQSARGRSVVIAGEQQTPEVHALAHLMNAALSNVGHTVYYSDPALAKWVDNTESLRDLVHDMNAGQVSMLLILSANPVYDAHADLGFGEALKKVGLKIHLGLYADETAAACQWHVPEAHYLEQWSDVRSFDGAISIVQPLIAPLYGGRSAHELLATFGEKTEQSGYEIVRAYWMSQHKGSNFENDWRRWLHDGSIANSALPAKSVAPRNIELPLDTKLAVQGTELIFRPDPTIHDGRFAANGWLQELQKTLSTLTWENAVMVGSRMAQREGLQYGDVVEIEYRGQKMRGPVYILPGHPDESVTVHFGYGRTRAGTVGNGKGFNVYPLRASSAPWFSGGITLRKTGERETLSTVRNHHVLDVREIGEEAAERGAIRSAPLEEFRKNPDFAREGEPGAAMTMYSPVPYEGYAWGMAIDLNSCIGCNSCVVACQAENNIPVVGREQVIKSREMHWLRVDAYYEGDLDNPRLHFQPVPCQQCENAPCEVVCPVGATTHSSEGLNDMVYNRCVGTRYCSNNCPYKVRRFNFYLFQDWEAESLKLMRNPDVSVRSRGVMEKCTYCVQRINAARIEAETQDRKVRDGEIQTACQQSCPTQAIVFGDINDKKSAVSRCKADSRNYGLLAELNTRPRTTYLAEVRNPNPELPVSGPGKPSESPNPAMREEKR; encoded by the coding sequence ATGCAAGACGGCAAGAAACCGGGCTGTCACGACGAAAAACTGATCCAGATCAGGGCTGCGGAGGAGCGTCTGGACCTGGCGGCAGTGCGCGAGAAGCTGGCGCAAGCGACCGGGCCGCAATACTGGCGCAGTCTGGAAGAACTGGCGGCAACGCCCCAGTTCGAGGAGATGCTGCACCGCGAATTCCCGCGCCACGCCTCGGAATGGCGCGAGGGCGAACAGGGATTCTCCCGCCGCGATTTCCTGAAGCTCTCTGGCGCCTCGCTCGCGTTCGCGGGTCTGATGGGCTGCACCAAGCAGCCGCTCGAGCCCATCGTCCCCTACGTGAGGCAGCCGGAAGAGTTGGTGCTGGGCAAGCCGCTGTTCTTCGCCACGGCGATGACCCTCTCCGGCTATGGCAAGCCGTTGCTGGTGGAAAGCCACGAGGGACGTCCGACCAAGATCGAGGGCAATCCCGACCATCCCGCGAGCCGCGGCGCGTCGGACCTGTTCGCGCAGGCCTCGATCCTCTCGATGTACGATCCCGAGCGCTCGCAGACCATCCTCTATATGGGCGAAGTGCGGCCCTGGGGGAACCTGGTCGGCGCGATCAAGAAGGGGCTTGCGGCGCAGCAGGCTTCGACGGGCGCCGGGCTGCGCATCCTGACCGGCGCGGTTTCGTCTCCGACGCTGGCGGCGCAGATCGCGCAGATCCTCCAGCTCTATCCCAACGCCAAGTGGCACCAGTGGGAGGCGAACCACCGCGACTCCGCGTACCGGGGCACGAAGATGGTCTTCGGCGCGCCGGTCGAAACCCACTACCAGCTCGAAAAAGCCGACGTGGTGCTGACGTTGGACGCCGACTTCATGTCGGCGGCGGGCCATCCGGACTTCCAGCGGCTGTCGCGGGACTTCATCGGGCGGCGCCGCAATCCCAAGCAGGGCATGAGCCGCCTGTACGCGCTGGAGAGTTCGCCCACCAATACAGGGGGCAAGGCGGACCATCGTCTCGGCCTCCGCGCCTCCGAGGTGCAGGCGCTGGCGCGCGCCATCGCCGGCAAGCTGGGGGTCGCCTCCGCCAGCCCCGCGGCAGATGCCATCCGCGAGAAGTGGATGGACGCGCTGGTGAAGGACCTGCAATCGGCGCGCGGCCGCTCGGTGGTCATCGCGGGCGAACAGCAGACACCGGAAGTGCATGCGCTGGCGCACCTGATGAACGCCGCGCTAAGCAACGTCGGGCATACGGTCTATTACAGCGATCCGGCGCTGGCGAAGTGGGTGGACAACACCGAGTCGCTGCGCGACCTGGTTCACGACATGAACGCCGGGCAGGTCAGCATGCTGCTCATCCTGAGCGCGAACCCGGTGTATGACGCACACGCCGACCTCGGCTTCGGCGAGGCACTCAAAAAGGTCGGGCTGAAGATTCATCTGGGGCTGTACGCCGATGAGACCGCGGCTGCCTGCCAGTGGCACGTCCCCGAGGCGCACTACCTGGAGCAGTGGAGCGACGTGCGGAGCTTCGACGGCGCCATCTCCATCGTGCAGCCGCTGATTGCACCGCTGTATGGCGGACGCAGCGCCCACGAACTGCTGGCGACGTTCGGCGAGAAAACGGAGCAGTCCGGCTACGAGATCGTCCGGGCTTACTGGATGTCGCAGCACAAGGGGTCCAATTTCGAGAACGACTGGCGGCGCTGGCTGCACGACGGATCGATCGCCAACAGCGCGCTGCCGGCGAAATCGGTTGCGCCACGCAACATCGAATTGCCGCTGGATACGAAACTGGCGGTGCAGGGCACCGAACTCATCTTCCGCCCGGATCCCACCATTCACGACGGCCGCTTCGCCGCCAACGGCTGGCTCCAGGAGCTGCAGAAGACTCTCAGCACGCTGACCTGGGAGAACGCTGTGATGGTGGGCTCGCGCATGGCGCAGCGCGAAGGGCTGCAATACGGCGACGTGGTCGAGATCGAATACCGCGGGCAGAAAATGCGGGGGCCGGTGTACATCCTGCCCGGCCACCCCGACGAATCGGTGACCGTGCACTTTGGCTACGGCCGCACCCGCGCCGGCACGGTCGGCAACGGCAAGGGATTCAACGTGTACCCGCTGCGCGCCAGCAGCGCGCCGTGGTTCAGCGGCGGCATCACCCTGCGCAAGACCGGCGAGCGCGAGACGCTTTCGACGGTGCGCAACCATCACGTGCTGGACGTTCGCGAGATCGGCGAAGAGGCCGCCGAGCGTGGCGCCATCCGTTCCGCGCCGCTCGAAGAATTTCGCAAGAACCCGGACTTCGCAAGGGAAGGCGAGCCGGGCGCGGCGATGACGATGTACTCGCCGGTGCCTTACGAGGGCTACGCGTGGGGCATGGCCATCGACCTGAATTCCTGCATCGGCTGCAACTCGTGCGTGGTGGCCTGCCAGGCGGAGAACAACATCCCGGTGGTGGGGCGCGAGCAGGTCATCAAGTCGCGGGAGATGCACTGGTTGCGCGTGGACGCCTACTACGAAGGCGACCTCGACAACCCCCGGCTCCATTTCCAGCCCGTTCCCTGCCAGCAGTGCGAGAACGCGCCCTGCGAGGTGGTCTGCCCTGTCGGCGCCACCACCCACAGCTCCGAGGGCCTGAACGACATGGTCTACAACCGCTGCGTGGGGACGCGGTATTGCTCGAACAACTGTCCCTACAAGGTGCGGCGCTTCAACTTCTACCTGTTCCAGGATTGGGAAGCGGAGAGCCTGAAGCTGATGCGCAATCCGGACGTGAGCGTGCGCAGCCGCGGCGTGATGGAGAAGTGCACCTACTGCGTGCAGCGCATCAACGCGGCCCGCATCGAGGCGGAGACGCAGGACCGCAAGGTGCGCGATGGCGAGATCCAGACGGCGTGCCAGCAGTCGTGCCCGACCCAGGCCATCGTCTTCGGCGACATCAACGACAAGAAAAGCGCGGTCTCGCGCTGTAAGGCTGACTCGCGCAACTACGGTCTGCTGGCCGAGCTGAACACGCGCCCGCGCACCACGTACCTGGCGGAGGTCCGCAATCCCAACCCCGAGCTGCCCGTGTCCGGCCCAGGGAAGCCGAGTGAGAGCCCCAACCCGGCGATGCGGGAGGAGAAAAGGTAG
- a CDS encoding cytochrome c family protein, with product MSQIFHRSTNTISRATIYGFVFVLAALGWGTAELQRSPWITRQGEAQEQPVPFSHQHHVGGLGIDCRYCHTSVEDSSFAGLPPTKTCMNCHSQLWTDTPLLEPVRDSYRTDTSLRWTRVHDLPDYVFFNHQIHVNKGVGCATCHGPVDRMPLTFAANSLQMEWCLDCHRAPDKYLRPKDQVFNMRYEAPSEEKPVAVAGRNFSDQRALGRALIKLYGIRSPGDLTSCSTCHR from the coding sequence ATGTCGCAGATCTTTCATCGCAGCACCAACACGATCTCGCGGGCGACCATCTACGGGTTCGTCTTCGTCCTGGCCGCGCTAGGCTGGGGGACGGCGGAGCTGCAGCGCTCGCCGTGGATCACGCGTCAGGGCGAGGCGCAGGAGCAGCCGGTCCCCTTCAGCCACCAGCACCACGTGGGCGGCCTGGGCATCGATTGCCGCTACTGTCACACCTCGGTGGAGGACTCCAGCTTCGCCGGCCTGCCGCCGACCAAGACCTGCATGAACTGCCATTCGCAGTTGTGGACGGACACTCCCCTGCTGGAGCCGGTGCGCGACAGTTACCGCACCGACACTTCGCTGCGCTGGACGCGGGTGCATGACCTGCCCGACTACGTCTTTTTCAACCACCAGATCCACGTGAACAAGGGCGTCGGCTGCGCCACCTGCCACGGGCCGGTGGACCGCATGCCGCTGACCTTCGCCGCCAATTCCTTACAGATGGAGTGGTGCCTGGACTGCCATCGGGCGCCCGACAAGTACCTGCGGCCGAAAGACCAGGTGTTCAACATGCGCTACGAGGCGCCGTCGGAGGAGAAACCCGTGGCGGTGGCCGGGCGGAACTTCTCCGATCAGCGCGCGCTAGGGCGCGCGCTCATCAAGCTGTACGGCATCCGCAGTCCGGGCGACCTCACCAGTTGCTCGACCTGCCACCGTTAG